A portion of the Scleropages formosus chromosome 13, fSclFor1.1, whole genome shotgun sequence genome contains these proteins:
- the LOC108936799 gene encoding protein DEPP1 has protein sequence MRPRSRLLAKKRLPTIREGSEELLQDMNQTNSCRSPGAGHQEALSSEAYLQSICQLARPAFPVREPDRDILALGSLDQLKPGVPTWPPSPVTRRYTHRDGQPGHGVGAQSLSDTGAPDPLEYLYGHRNTSSQDARGKQPLPPRGGGATTESRCLVRANSFPRLSSPRHTQRKSSCPELSLRDACGPVAASAEPRSPPKSSRRPPTGGKEKCGASADRQSMISHWMADCRSAWREARMRSCMLPAIAEI, from the coding sequence ATGCGTCCCCGGTCCAGACTCCTGGCCAAGAAGCGGCTGCCCACCATCAGGGAGGGATcggaggagctgctgcaggacatGAACCAGACGAACAGCTGCCGCTCTCCCGGCGCCGGGCACCAGGAAGCGCTCTCCTCCGAGGCCTACCTGCAGTCCATTTGCCAGCTGGCGCGGCCTGCCTTCCCCGTCCGCGAACCTGACCGTGACATCCTGGCCCTGGGCTCGCTGGACCAGCTCAAACCCGGCGTTCCCACTTGGCCCCCGTCCCCCGTCACCCGCCGCTACACCCACAGGGATGGACAGCCAGGACACGGTGTTGGTGCTCAGTCCCTCTCCGACACCGGCGCACCCGACCCCCTAGAGTACCTGTATGGACACCGGAACACCTCCTCGCAGGATGCCCGGGGGAAGCAGCCTCTCCCTCCcagagggggcggagccacaACAGAGAGCCGGTGCCTGGTGCGAGCCAACAGTTTCCCCCGCTTGTCTTCGCCTCGTCACACCCAGCGCAAGAGCAGCTGCCCCGAACTCAGCCTGCGGGACGCATGCGGCCCCGTCGCGGCTTCCGCGGAGCCCCGCTCGCCCCCCAAAAGCAGCAGGAGGCCTCCTACGGGAGGAAAGGAGAAGTGCGGCGCCTCCGCGGACAGACAGTCCATGATCTCGCACTGGATGGCGGACTGCCGCAGCGCCTGGAGGGAGGCCCGAATGCGCTCCTGCATGCTGCCCGCCATCGCCGAGATATAG